In the Drosophila biarmipes strain raj3 chromosome X, RU_DBia_V1.1, whole genome shotgun sequence genome, one interval contains:
- the LOC108025936 gene encoding titin isoform X4, with the protein MAPFVRARNVTVTHNSQVQWSRQDILEWCNDMLQCRITKIEHLCTGAAYCHLMDMLFPGVVNLSRVKFLSNQEYEYIANFKELQIGFNRARVNAPIPVDQLIKGRFQDNFEFAVWFRHFFTANYNEVECCDYDPLAARGQQDIGVGASRSNTPQSARPFGIRRKPLVDTPRIARKLLATREDDEDSRVGATPQKPPKPSLRKQPRGTIEPTSPKMGRTKPRIHEDKASLFFTSNSVELENILSPQDIEYSSDDEEYDEPVKKKPLPKGKPKKSAVAKKQAVVKRFLEPVEIEEPEETEQLSEPPKNKKPGVNKKAVVNQKPNQKAAVKQKPCKTKKLVEIEEPSKSEEPGESEEEPVVSRKPVVSQKPVVKPKPRHKKKPVKEIEPSESEEPVEEEVVNRKPVVSQKPVVKPKPRHKKKPVKEIEPSESEEEPVEVEVVSRKPVVSQKPVVKPKPKNKKPVKEVEPSESEEPVEEEVVNRKPVVSQKPVVKPKPRHKKPVKEVEPSESEEEPVEEEVVNRKPVVSQKPAVKQKPLQKPVEKKKPIKVEEILESEKEPVEEEVVSRKPVVSHKPAVKQKPLQKPVEKKKPIKVEEILESEEEPMEIEEVHRKPVVSQKPAVKQKPLQKPVEKKKPIKVEEILESEEEPMEIEEVHRKPVVSQKPAVKQKPLQKPVEKKKPIKVEEILESEEEPMEIEEVHRKPAASHKPAVKPKSCQKKKPLEIEEPSESEEESVEIEQPLVKKKLLRKPKPYKKKKPVEIEESSESEEEPLEIEPPLVNKKPLVKLRPGQKKPNVTKKLVESEEPMECEPPLVKQKKKPCVNEEPLETEVPQPVVKRKPWQNKKTMEIEEFLSTKEPEGSSNIKKPWMFSELEKLKKSLGIEQPVELKKPLEIRQSVEELMRTMESVKDRVRRIEHSLGKDAEISQCITDRIKRIEEAKQAALDSPRIKYIRERVVVLRQEFNELSDKMGNLGKSSHMCNVDYSTQFKDNKDNNRETQMDRDDNKENISNIARQMYIESTQIMSCKDNNNKDRDIDTAVEEESNLPKTNYARSEVSGDEALIEIYRSPIFSYKTSEMEVAEEEEPSSLAGRITRPNNRSPSEPASRTSWTSPMAIDGLSRDLANMLSLENFTSEQIMAEVRLHCGVRLLIQKPDLGKDTDEAVATVRQDVACSTAEDHLAE; encoded by the exons ATGGCCCCATTCGTGCGGGCCCGCAACGTGACCGTCACCCACAATTCGCAGGTCCAGTGGTCGCGTCAGGACATCTTGGAGTGGTGCAACGACATGCTCCAGTGCAGGATCACCAAGATCGAGCACCTGTGCACCGGGGCTGCCTACTGCCACCTGATGGACATGCTCTTTCCCGGCGTGGTCAACCTGAGTCGCGTCAAGTTCCTCTCGAACCAGGAGTACGAGTACATTGCCAACTTCAAGGAACTGCAGATCGGCTTCAATCGGGCCAGGGTCAATGCCCCCATTCCGGTGGACCAACTGATCAAGGGTCGCTTCCAGGACAACTTTGAATTCGCCGTCTGGTTCCGGCACTTCTTCACGGCCAACTACAACGAGGTCGAGTGCTGTGACTACGATCCCTTGGCTGCCCGTGGCCAGCAGGATATAGGAGTGGGTGCCTCGCGATCCAACACGCCACAAAGTGCCAGGCCCTTTGGTATTCGTCGAAAGCCTCTGGTGGACACGCCCAGGATCGCAAGGAAGCTGCTGGCCACTCGGGAGGATGACGAGGATAGTAGGGTTGGTGCAACCCCTCAAAAGCCGCCGAAACCCAGTCTCCGGAAGCAGCCGAGAGGGACAATCGAGCCCACTTCGCCAAAGATGGGCAGGACCAAGCCTCGTATCCACGAGGACAAAGCTTCTTTGTTCTTCACGAGCAACAGCGTCGAGCTGGAGAATATCCTGTCTCCCCAGGACATAGAATACTCGTCAGACGATGAAGAATACGACGAGCCGGTTAAAAAGAAGCCATTACCTAAGGGCAAGCCCAAGAAGAGTGCCGTTGCAAAAAAGCAGGCTGTCGTGAAGAGGTTCCTGGAGCCAGTGGAGATTGAGGAGCCAGAGGAGACAGAGCAGCTTTCGGAGCCACCGAAAAACAAGAAGCCGGGGGTTAATAAGAAGGCAGTGGTTAACCAGAAGCCTAACCAGAAGGCTGCGGTTAAACAGAAGCCATGTAAGACCAAAAAGCTAGTGGAGATCGAGGAACCATCGAAGAGCGAAGAACCAGGGGAGAGCGAAGAAGAACCTGTGGTTAGTCGAAAACCAGTGGTTAGTCAAAAACCAGTAGTTAAACCAAAGCCAAGGCACAAGAAGAAGCCAGTGAAGGAGATAGAACCGTCGGAAAGCGAAGAACCAGTGGAGGAAGAAGTGGTTAATAGAAAACCAGTGGTTAGTCAAAAACCAGTAGTTAAACCAAAGCCAAGGCACAAGAAGAAGCCAGTGAAGGAGATAGAACCGTCGGAAAGCGAAGAAGAACCAGTAGAAGTAGAAGTGGTTAGTCGAAAACCAGTGGTTAGTCAGAAACCAGTAGTTAAACCGAAGCCAAAGAACAAGAAACCAGTGAAAGAGGTAGAACCGTCGGAAAGCGAAGAACCAGTGGAGGAAGAAGTGGTTAATAGAAAACCAGTGGTTAGTCAAAAACCAGTAGTTAAACCAAAGCCAAGGCACAAGAAGCCAGTGAAGGAGGTAGAACCGTCGGAAAGCGAAGAAGAACCAGTGGAGGAAGAAGTGGTTAATAGAAAACCAGTGGTTAGTCAGAAACCAGCAGTTAAACAAAAGCCGTTGCAGAAGCCAGTGGAGAAAAAAAAGCCAATCAAGGTAGAAGAAATATTGGAAAGCGAAAAAGAACCAGTGGAAGAAGAAGTGGTTAGTCGAAAACCAGTGGTTAGCCATAAACCAGCAGTTAAACAAAAGCCTTTGCAGAAGCCAGTGGAGAAAAAAAAGCCAATCAAG GTAGAAGAAATATTGGAAAGCGAAGAAGAACCCATGGAAATCGAAGAGGTTCATCGAAAACCAGTGGTTAGCCAGAAACCAGCAGTTAAACAAAAGCCGTTGCAGAAGCCAGTGGAGAAAAAAAAGCCAATCAAGGTAGAAGAAATATTGGAAAGCGAAGAAGAACCCATGGAAATCGAAGAGGTTCATCGAAAACCAGTGGTTAGCCAGAAACCAGCAGTTAAACAAAAGCCGTTGCAGAAGCCAGTGGAGAAAAAAAAGCCAATCAAGGTAGAAGAAATATTGGAAAGCGAAGAAGAACCCATGGAAATCGAAGAGGTTCATCGAAAACCAGCGGCTAGTCATAAACCAGCAGTTAAACCAAAGTCATGTCAGAAAAAGAAGCCACTGGAGATCGAAGAACCATCGGAGAGCGAAGAAGAATCTGTGGAGATTGAACAACCattggttaaaaaaaaactcttgCGTAAACCGAAgccatataaaaaaaagaagccaGTGGAGATCGAAGAATCATCGGAGAGCGAAGAAGAACCATTGGAGATAGAACCACCGTTGGTTAATAAAAAACCCTTGGTTAAGCTAAGGCCAGGACAGAAGAAACCAAATGTGACCAAGAAACTAGTGGAGTCCGAAGAACCCATGGAGTGCGAACCACCGTTGGTTAAACAGAAGAAGAAACCATGTGTGAACGAAGAACCATTGGAGACTGAAGTGCCTCAGCCAGTGGTTAAGCGAAAACcatggcaaaacaaaaaaactatgGAGATCGAAGAATTCCTGAGCACCAAGGAACCAGAAGGATCATCGAATATCAAAAAACCATGGATGTTCAGTGAACTGGAGAAGCTCAAAAAGTCATTGGGGATCGAACAAccagtggaattaaaaaaaccaTTGGAGATCAGACAGTCCGTGGAGGAGTTGATGAGGACAATGGAGAGCGTCAAGGACAGAGTCCGCCGGATAGAGCATAGTTTGGGAAAGGATGCGGAGATATCTCAGTGCATTACGGACCGAATCAAGCGGATCGAGGAAGCCAAGCAAGCGGCGTTGGACTCGCCCCGAATCAAGTACATCAGGGAGAGAGTCGTAGTGCTGAGGCAGGAGTTCAACGAGTTGAGTGATAAAATGGGTAATCTGGGCAAAAGCTCCCACATGTGCAATGTGGACTACAGCACCCAGTTCAAGGATAACAAGGACAATAACAGAGAAACACAGATGGACAGAGACGATAACAAGGAGAATATTTCAAACATAGCTAGACAGATGTACATAGAGAGTACCCAGATTATGAGTTGCAAGGATAACAATAACAAGGACAGGGACATTGATACCGCTGTGGAGGAGGAATCTAATTTGCCCAAGACGAACTATGCGCGCTCGGAAGTCAGTGGGGATGAGGCACTCATCGAGATCTACAGGTCGCCAATATTCAGCTACAAAACCAGCGAGATGGAGGtcgccgaggaggaggagccctCCTCACTGGCGGGACGGATCACTCGCCCGAATAATCGGTCCCCATCCGAACCGGCGAGTCGAACCAGTTGGACCAGTCCGATGGCAATAGACGGTCTTTCGCGAGATCTGGCCAACATGTTATCTCTGGAGAATTTCACCAGTGAGCAGATCATGGCCGAAGTGCGTCTTCACTGTGGCGTGCGTCTGCTGATACAGAAACCCGATCTCGGCAAGGACACCGATGAGGCAGTGGCCACCGTCAGGCAGGACGTGGCCTGCAGCACCGCAGAGGACCACCTCGCCGAGTAA
- the LOC108025936 gene encoding titin isoform X2 has protein sequence MAPFVRARNVTVTHNSQVQWSRQDILEWCNDMLQCRITKIEHLCTGAAYCHLMDMLFPGVVNLSRVKFLSNQEYEYIANFKELQIGFNRARVNAPIPVDQLIKGRFQDNFEFAVWFRHFFTANYNEVECCDYDPLAARGQQDIGVGASRSNTPQSARPFGIRRKPLVDTPRIARKLLATREDDEDSRVGATPQKPPKPSLRKQPRGTIEPTSPKMGRTKPRIHEDKASLFFTSNSVELENILSPQDIEYSSDDEEYDEPVKKKPLPKGKPKKSAVAKKQAVVKRFLEPVEIEEPEETEQLSEPPKNKKPGVNKKAVVNQKPNQKAAVKQKPCKTKKLVEIEEPSKSEEPGESEEEPVVSRKPVVSQKPVVKPKPRHKKKPVKEIEPSESEEEPVEVEVVSRKPVVSQKPVVKPKPKNKKPVKEVEPSESEEPVEEEVVNRKPVVSQKPVVKPKPRHKKPVKEVEPSESEEEPVEEEVVNRKPVVSQKPAVKQKPLQKPVEKKKPIKVEEILESEKEPVEEEVVSRKPVVSHKPAVKQKPLQKPVEKKKPIKVEEILESEKEPVEEEVVSRKPVVSHKPAVKQKPLQKPVEKKKPIKVEEILESEKEPVEEEVVSRKPVVSHKPAVKQKPLQKPVEKKKAIKVEEILESEEEPMEIEEVHRKPVVSQKPAVKQKPLQKPVEKKKPIKVEEILESEEEPMEIEEVHRKPVVSQKPAVKQKPLQKPVEKKKPIKVEEILESEEEPMEIEEVHRKPAASHKPAVKPKSCQKKKPLEIEEPSESEEESVEIEQPLVKKKLLRKPKPYKKKKPVEIEESSESEEEPLEIEPPLVNKKPLVKLRPGQKKPNVTKKLVESEEPMECEPPLVKQKKKPCVNEEPLETEVPQPVVKRKPWQNKKTMEIEEFLSTKEPEGSSNIKKPWMFSELEKLKKSLGIEQPVELKKPLEIRQSVEELMRTMESVKDRVRRIEHSLGKDAEISQCITDRIKRIEEAKQAALDSPRIKYIRERVVVLRQEFNELSDKMGNLGKSSHMCNVDYSTQFKDNKDNNRETQMDRDDNKENISNIARQMYIESTQIMSCKDNNNKDRDIDTAVEEESNLPKTNYARSEVSGDEALIEIYRSPIFSYKTSEMEVAEEEEPSSLAGRITRPNNRSPSEPASRTSWTSPMAIDGLSRDLANMLSLENFTSEQIMAEVRLHCGVRLLIQKPDLGKDTDEAVATVRQDVACSTAEDHLAE, from the exons ATGGCCCCATTCGTGCGGGCCCGCAACGTGACCGTCACCCACAATTCGCAGGTCCAGTGGTCGCGTCAGGACATCTTGGAGTGGTGCAACGACATGCTCCAGTGCAGGATCACCAAGATCGAGCACCTGTGCACCGGGGCTGCCTACTGCCACCTGATGGACATGCTCTTTCCCGGCGTGGTCAACCTGAGTCGCGTCAAGTTCCTCTCGAACCAGGAGTACGAGTACATTGCCAACTTCAAGGAACTGCAGATCGGCTTCAATCGGGCCAGGGTCAATGCCCCCATTCCGGTGGACCAACTGATCAAGGGTCGCTTCCAGGACAACTTTGAATTCGCCGTCTGGTTCCGGCACTTCTTCACGGCCAACTACAACGAGGTCGAGTGCTGTGACTACGATCCCTTGGCTGCCCGTGGCCAGCAGGATATAGGAGTGGGTGCCTCGCGATCCAACACGCCACAAAGTGCCAGGCCCTTTGGTATTCGTCGAAAGCCTCTGGTGGACACGCCCAGGATCGCAAGGAAGCTGCTGGCCACTCGGGAGGATGACGAGGATAGTAGGGTTGGTGCAACCCCTCAAAAGCCGCCGAAACCCAGTCTCCGGAAGCAGCCGAGAGGGACAATCGAGCCCACTTCGCCAAAGATGGGCAGGACCAAGCCTCGTATCCACGAGGACAAAGCTTCTTTGTTCTTCACGAGCAACAGCGTCGAGCTGGAGAATATCCTGTCTCCCCAGGACATAGAATACTCGTCAGACGATGAAGAATACGACGAGCCGGTTAAAAAGAAGCCATTACCTAAGGGCAAGCCCAAGAAGAGTGCCGTTGCAAAAAAGCAGGCTGTCGTGAAGAGGTTCCTGGAGCCAGTGGAGATTGAGGAGCCAGAGGAGACAGAGCAGCTTTCGGAGCCACCGAAAAACAAGAAGCCGGGGGTTAATAAGAAGGCAGTGGTTAACCAGAAGCCTAACCAGAAGGCTGCGGTTAAACAGAAGCCATGTAAGACCAAAAAGCTAGTGGAGATCGAGGAACCATCGAAGAGCGAAGAACCAGGGGAGAGCGAAGAAGAACCTGTGGTTAGTCGAAAACCAGTGGTTAGTCAAAAACCAGTAGTTAAACCAAAGCCAAG GCACAAGAAGAAGCCAGTGAAGGAGATAGAACCGTCGGAAAGCGAAGAAGAACCAGTAGAAGTAGAAGTGGTTAGTCGAAAACCAGTGGTTAGTCAGAAACCAGTAGTTAAACCGAAGCCAAAGAACAAGAAACCAGTGAAAGAGGTAGAACCGTCGGAAAGCGAAGAACCAGTGGAGGAAGAAGTGGTTAATAGAAAACCAGTGGTTAGTCAAAAACCAGTAGTTAAACCAAAGCCAAGGCACAAGAAGCCAGTGAAGGAGGTAGAACCGTCGGAAAGCGAAGAAGAACCAGTGGAGGAAGAAGTGGTTAATAGAAAACCAGTGGTTAGTCAGAAACCAGCAGTTAAACAAAAGCCGTTGCAGAAGCCAGTGGAGAAAAAAAAGCCAATCAAGGTAGAAGAAATATTGGAAAGCGAAAAAGAACCAGTGGAAGAAGAAGTGGTTAGTCGAAAACCAGTGGTTAGCCATAAACCAGCAGTTAAACAAAAGCCTTTGCAGAAGCCAGTGGAGAAAAAAAAGCCAATCAAGGTAGAAGAAATATTGGAAAGCGAAAAAGAACCAGTGGAAGAAGAAGTGGTTAGTCGAAAACCAGTGGTTAGCCATAAACCAGCAGTTAAACAAAAGCCTTTGCAGAAGCCAGTGGAGAAAAAAAAGCCAATCAAGGTAGAAGAAATATTGGAAAGCGAAAAAGAACCAGTGGAAGAAGAAGTGGTTAGTCGAAAACCAGTGGTTAGCCATAAACCAGCAGTTAAACAAAAGCCTTTGCAGAAGCCAGTGGAGAAAAAAAAGGCAATCAAGGTAGAAGAAATATTGGAAAGCGAAGAAGAACCCATGGAAATCGAAGAGGTTCATCGAAAACCAGTGGTTAGCCAGAAACCAGCAGTTAAACAAAAGCCGTTGCAGAAGCCAGTGGAGAAAAAAAAGCCAATCAAGGTAGAAGAAATATTGGAAAGCGAAGAAGAACCCATGGAAATCGAAGAGGTTCATCGAAAACCAGTGGTTAGCCAGAAACCAGCAGTTAAACAAAAGCCGTTGCAGAAGCCAGTGGAGAAAAAAAAGCCAATCAAGGTAGAAGAAATATTGGAAAGCGAAGAAGAACCCATGGAAATCGAAGAGGTTCATCGAAAACCAGCGGCTAGTCATAAACCAGCAGTTAAACCAAAGTCATGTCAGAAAAAGAAGCCACTGGAGATCGAAGAACCATCGGAGAGCGAAGAAGAATCTGTGGAGATTGAACAACCattggttaaaaaaaaactcttgCGTAAACCGAAgccatataaaaaaaagaagccaGTGGAGATCGAAGAATCATCGGAGAGCGAAGAAGAACCATTGGAGATAGAACCACCGTTGGTTAATAAAAAACCCTTGGTTAAGCTAAGGCCAGGACAGAAGAAACCAAATGTGACCAAGAAACTAGTGGAGTCCGAAGAACCCATGGAGTGCGAACCACCGTTGGTTAAACAGAAGAAGAAACCATGTGTGAACGAAGAACCATTGGAGACTGAAGTGCCTCAGCCAGTGGTTAAGCGAAAACcatggcaaaacaaaaaaactatgGAGATCGAAGAATTCCTGAGCACCAAGGAACCAGAAGGATCATCGAATATCAAAAAACCATGGATGTTCAGTGAACTGGAGAAGCTCAAAAAGTCATTGGGGATCGAACAAccagtggaattaaaaaaaccaTTGGAGATCAGACAGTCCGTGGAGGAGTTGATGAGGACAATGGAGAGCGTCAAGGACAGAGTCCGCCGGATAGAGCATAGTTTGGGAAAGGATGCGGAGATATCTCAGTGCATTACGGACCGAATCAAGCGGATCGAGGAAGCCAAGCAAGCGGCGTTGGACTCGCCCCGAATCAAGTACATCAGGGAGAGAGTCGTAGTGCTGAGGCAGGAGTTCAACGAGTTGAGTGATAAAATGGGTAATCTGGGCAAAAGCTCCCACATGTGCAATGTGGACTACAGCACCCAGTTCAAGGATAACAAGGACAATAACAGAGAAACACAGATGGACAGAGACGATAACAAGGAGAATATTTCAAACATAGCTAGACAGATGTACATAGAGAGTACCCAGATTATGAGTTGCAAGGATAACAATAACAAGGACAGGGACATTGATACCGCTGTGGAGGAGGAATCTAATTTGCCCAAGACGAACTATGCGCGCTCGGAAGTCAGTGGGGATGAGGCACTCATCGAGATCTACAGGTCGCCAATATTCAGCTACAAAACCAGCGAGATGGAGGtcgccgaggaggaggagccctCCTCACTGGCGGGACGGATCACTCGCCCGAATAATCGGTCCCCATCCGAACCGGCGAGTCGAACCAGTTGGACCAGTCCGATGGCAATAGACGGTCTTTCGCGAGATCTGGCCAACATGTTATCTCTGGAGAATTTCACCAGTGAGCAGATCATGGCCGAAGTGCGTCTTCACTGTGGCGTGCGTCTGCTGATACAGAAACCCGATCTCGGCAAGGACACCGATGAGGCAGTGGCCACCGTCAGGCAGGACGTGGCCTGCAGCACCGCAGAGGACCACCTCGCCGAGTAA
- the LOC108025936 gene encoding titin homolog isoform X6 yields MAPFVRARNVTVTHNSQVQWSRQDILEWCNDMLQCRITKIEHLCTGAAYCHLMDMLFPGVVNLSRVKFLSNQEYEYIANFKELQIGFNRARVNAPIPVDQLIKGRFQDNFEFAVWFRHFFTANYNEVECCDYDPLAARGQQDIGVGASRSNTPQSARPFGIRRKPLVDTPRIARKLLATREDDEDSRVGATPQKPPKPSLRKQPRGTIEPTSPKMGRTKPRIHEDKASLFFTSNSVELENILSPQDIEYSSDDEEYDEPVKKKPLPKGKPKKSAVAKKQAVVKRFLEPVEIEEPEETEQLSEPPKNKKPGVNKKAVVNQKPNQKAAVKQKPCKTKKLVEIEEPSKSEEPGESEEEPVVSRKPVVSQKPVVKPKPRHKKKPVKEIEPSESEEPVEEEVVNRKPVVSQKPVVKPKPRHKKKPVKEIEPSESEEEPVEVEVVSRKPVVSQKPVVKPKPKNKKPVKEVEPSESEEPVEEEVVNRKPVVSQKPVVKPKPRHKKPVKEVEPSESEEEPVEEEVVNRKPVVSQKPAVKQKPLQKPVEKKKPIKVEEILESEEEPMEIEEVHRKPVVSQKPAVKQKPLQKPVEKKKPIKVEEILESEEEPMEIEEVHRKPVVSQKPAVKQKPLQKPVEKKKPIKVEEILESEEEPMEIEEVHRKPAASHKPAVKPKSCQKKKPLEIEEPSESEEESVEIEQPLVKKKLLRKPKPYKKKKPVEIEESSESEEEPLEIEPPLVNKKPLVKLRPGQKKPNVTKKLVESEEPMECEPPLVKQKKKPCVNEEPLETEVPQPVVKRKPWQNKKTMEIEEFLSTKEPEGSSNIKKPWMFSELEKLKKSLGIEQPVELKKPLEIRQSVEELMRTMESVKDRVRRIEHSLGKDAEISQCITDRIKRIEEAKQAALDSPRIKYIRERVVVLRQEFNELSDKMGNLGKSSHMCNVDYSTQFKDNKDNNRETQMDRDDNKENISNIARQMYIESTQIMSCKDNNNKDRDIDTAVEEESNLPKTNYARSEVSGDEALIEIYRSPIFSYKTSEMEVAEEEEPSSLAGRITRPNNRSPSEPASRTSWTSPMAIDGLSRDLANMLSLENFTSEQIMAEVRLHCGVRLLIQKPDLGKDTDEAVATVRQDVACSTAEDHLAE; encoded by the exons ATGGCCCCATTCGTGCGGGCCCGCAACGTGACCGTCACCCACAATTCGCAGGTCCAGTGGTCGCGTCAGGACATCTTGGAGTGGTGCAACGACATGCTCCAGTGCAGGATCACCAAGATCGAGCACCTGTGCACCGGGGCTGCCTACTGCCACCTGATGGACATGCTCTTTCCCGGCGTGGTCAACCTGAGTCGCGTCAAGTTCCTCTCGAACCAGGAGTACGAGTACATTGCCAACTTCAAGGAACTGCAGATCGGCTTCAATCGGGCCAGGGTCAATGCCCCCATTCCGGTGGACCAACTGATCAAGGGTCGCTTCCAGGACAACTTTGAATTCGCCGTCTGGTTCCGGCACTTCTTCACGGCCAACTACAACGAGGTCGAGTGCTGTGACTACGATCCCTTGGCTGCCCGTGGCCAGCAGGATATAGGAGTGGGTGCCTCGCGATCCAACACGCCACAAAGTGCCAGGCCCTTTGGTATTCGTCGAAAGCCTCTGGTGGACACGCCCAGGATCGCAAGGAAGCTGCTGGCCACTCGGGAGGATGACGAGGATAGTAGGGTTGGTGCAACCCCTCAAAAGCCGCCGAAACCCAGTCTCCGGAAGCAGCCGAGAGGGACAATCGAGCCCACTTCGCCAAAGATGGGCAGGACCAAGCCTCGTATCCACGAGGACAAAGCTTCTTTGTTCTTCACGAGCAACAGCGTCGAGCTGGAGAATATCCTGTCTCCCCAGGACATAGAATACTCGTCAGACGATGAAGAATACGACGAGCCGGTTAAAAAGAAGCCATTACCTAAGGGCAAGCCCAAGAAGAGTGCCGTTGCAAAAAAGCAGGCTGTCGTGAAGAGGTTCCTGGAGCCAGTGGAGATTGAGGAGCCAGAGGAGACAGAGCAGCTTTCGGAGCCACCGAAAAACAAGAAGCCGGGGGTTAATAAGAAGGCAGTGGTTAACCAGAAGCCTAACCAGAAGGCTGCGGTTAAACAGAAGCCATGTAAGACCAAAAAGCTAGTGGAGATCGAGGAACCATCGAAGAGCGAAGAACCAGGGGAGAGCGAAGAAGAACCTGTGGTTAGTCGAAAACCAGTGGTTAGTCAAAAACCAGTAGTTAAACCAAAGCCAAGGCACAAGAAGAAGCCAGTGAAGGAGATAGAACCGTCGGAAAGCGAAGAACCAGTGGAGGAAGAAGTGGTTAATAGAAAACCAGTGGTTAGTCAAAAACCAGTAGTTAAACCAAAGCCAAGGCACAAGAAGAAGCCAGTGAAGGAGATAGAACCGTCGGAAAGCGAAGAAGAACCAGTAGAAGTAGAAGTGGTTAGTCGAAAACCAGTGGTTAGTCAGAAACCAGTAGTTAAACCGAAGCCAAAGAACAAGAAACCAGTGAAAGAGGTAGAACCGTCGGAAAGCGAAGAACCAGTGGAGGAAGAAGTGGTTAATAGAAAACCAGTGGTTAGTCAAAAACCAGTAGTTAAACCAAAGCCAAGGCACAAGAAGCCAGTGAAGGAGGTAGAACCGTCGGAAAGCGAAGAAGAACCAGTGGAGGAAGAAGTGGTTAATAGAAAACCAGTGGTTAGTCAGAAACCAGCAGTTAAACAAAAGCCGTTGCAGAAGCCAGTGGAGAAAAAAAAGCCAATCAAG GTAGAAGAAATATTGGAAAGCGAAGAAGAACCCATGGAAATCGAAGAGGTTCATCGAAAACCAGTGGTTAGCCAGAAACCAGCAGTTAAACAAAAGCCGTTGCAGAAGCCAGTGGAGAAAAAAAAGCCAATCAAGGTAGAAGAAATATTGGAAAGCGAAGAAGAACCCATGGAAATCGAAGAGGTTCATCGAAAACCAGTGGTTAGCCAGAAACCAGCAGTTAAACAAAAGCCGTTGCAGAAGCCAGTGGAGAAAAAAAAGCCAATCAAGGTAGAAGAAATATTGGAAAGCGAAGAAGAACCCATGGAAATCGAAGAGGTTCATCGAAAACCAGCGGCTAGTCATAAACCAGCAGTTAAACCAAAGTCATGTCAGAAAAAGAAGCCACTGGAGATCGAAGAACCATCGGAGAGCGAAGAAGAATCTGTGGAGATTGAACAACCattggttaaaaaaaaactcttgCGTAAACCGAAgccatataaaaaaaagaagccaGTGGAGATCGAAGAATCATCGGAGAGCGAAGAAGAACCATTGGAGATAGAACCACCGTTGGTTAATAAAAAACCCTTGGTTAAGCTAAGGCCAGGACAGAAGAAACCAAATGTGACCAAGAAACTAGTGGAGTCCGAAGAACCCATGGAGTGCGAACCACCGTTGGTTAAACAGAAGAAGAAACCATGTGTGAACGAAGAACCATTGGAGACTGAAGTGCCTCAGCCAGTGGTTAAGCGAAAACcatggcaaaacaaaaaaactatgGAGATCGAAGAATTCCTGAGCACCAAGGAACCAGAAGGATCATCGAATATCAAAAAACCATGGATGTTCAGTGAACTGGAGAAGCTCAAAAAGTCATTGGGGATCGAACAAccagtggaattaaaaaaaccaTTGGAGATCAGACAGTCCGTGGAGGAGTTGATGAGGACAATGGAGAGCGTCAAGGACAGAGTCCGCCGGATAGAGCATAGTTTGGGAAAGGATGCGGAGATATCTCAGTGCATTACGGACCGAATCAAGCGGATCGAGGAAGCCAAGCAAGCGGCGTTGGACTCGCCCCGAATCAAGTACATCAGGGAGAGAGTCGTAGTGCTGAGGCAGGAGTTCAACGAGTTGAGTGATAAAATGGGTAATCTGGGCAAAAGCTCCCACATGTGCAATGTGGACTACAGCACCCAGTTCAAGGATAACAAGGACAATAACAGAGAAACACAGATGGACAGAGACGATAACAAGGAGAATATTTCAAACATAGCTAGACAGATGTACATAGAGAGTACCCAGATTATGAGTTGCAAGGATAACAATAACAAGGACAGGGACATTGATACCGCTGTGGAGGAGGAATCTAATTTGCCCAAGACGAACTATGCGCGCTCGGAAGTCAGTGGGGATGAGGCACTCATCGAGATCTACAGGTCGCCAATATTCAGCTACAAAACCAGCGAGATGGAGGtcgccgaggaggaggagccctCCTCACTGGCGGGACGGATCACTCGCCCGAATAATCGGTCCCCATCCGAACCGGCGAGTCGAACCAGTTGGACCAGTCCGATGGCAATAGACGGTCTTTCGCGAGATCTGGCCAACATGTTATCTCTGGAGAATTTCACCAGTGAGCAGATCATGGCCGAAGTGCGTCTTCACTGTGGCGTGCGTCTGCTGATACAGAAACCCGATCTCGGCAAGGACACCGATGAGGCAGTGGCCACCGTCAGGCAGGACGTGGCCTGCAGCACCGCAGAGGACCACCTCGCCGAGTAA